Part of the Candidatus Methylomirabilota bacterium genome is shown below.
CGGTCAAACCGCTCGATGAGCGGGTGTTGCAGGCGCGCTTCCGATATTTGGTGCCGGAAGGCAGGCCGGAGGAAAACCTCCCCCCCACCTGGCGCGATTCCTGGGACCCTTCCCAGGATGGGACGGTTCAGTCTGCAATGCGAGGATCGGCTCCTTCCCCTGGGCAGCGCGCCCTAAGGGGCTCTGATCGCCTGCCGCTGGCTGTCGAGCTCACCCTTACGATTAGACAGACGAGATCGCAGGGGGTCCGTGAATTGATCCTGCCGCCGTTGGTCTTTCCGGTGCAAGTAGGGCGAACGCTATGAGCATGTGCCAGATTCAAGGTTCAAAGTTCGATGTTCAAACTTCAAGGTTCAAGGCGCAGAACCCGATACCCGTTTCTAGCCAGCGCGGATTGGCGCTTGTGGTTGTGCTTTGGATCCTTGCGTTTCTGAGTGTCGTATTTACGGCCTTCACCTTTTCGATGCGCACAGAGCTGGCCGCGGCCGGCAACTTTAGGCAGGAGGCGGAGGCGTACTACCTGGCGGAGGCCGGTGTGTACCGGGCGGCGGCGGAGATCATCAATGCTGATCGCGATTTCCCCCCCGATTCAAAGAGCTACGACGCCTTGGACGAGCACTGGCATACCAATCCGGCCGCCTATGAGAATGTAGCGTTGGGCGGAGGGCATTACTGGGTGGCGGTCAGGGATGAGGAGAGCAAGATTCCCCTGAACGGGCAGATCACCCCCCAATACGACGCGATGCTTCGTCGGCTGTTCTCCAACTCGGGTGTGAGGGACGAGAAACTCCTTTCCACCATCGTCGATTCGATCCAGGACTGGCGCGATGCTGACACTCTTCATCGCTTAAGCGG
Proteins encoded:
- a CDS encoding general secretion pathway protein GspK, whose amino-acid sequence is MVVLWILAFLSVVFTAFTFSMRTELAAAGNFRQEAEAYYLAEAGVYRAAAEIINADRDFPPDSKSYDALDEHWHTNPAAYENVALGGGHYWVAVRDEESKIPLNGQITPQYDAMLRRLFSNSGVRDEKLLSTIVDSIQDWRDADTLHRLSGAEDDYYLSLPSPYRAKNANFESIDELLLVKGMTSEILYGNIASPQRLKELGDQPSWERNLKPGEYLGVARHLSL